In Actinomycetota bacterium, a single genomic region encodes these proteins:
- a CDS encoding amidohydrolase, with translation MSTSNAFTIISSDGHAGALMEDYRPYLDPKFREEFDAFLVEWNEK, from the coding sequence ATGTCAACGAGTAACGCGTTCACGATCATCTCCAGCGACGGTCATGCTGGTGCGCTGATGGAGGATTACCGTCCGTATTTGGATCCGAAGTTCCGGGAAGAGTTCGACGCGTTCTTGGTGGAGTGGAATGAGAAG